A single window of Lepeophtheirus salmonis chromosome 2, UVic_Lsal_1.4, whole genome shotgun sequence DNA harbors:
- the SamDC gene encoding S-adenosylmethionine decarboxylase proenzyme encodes MCPTKFEENNISKSSLATEYNQVSSDENFFEGVEKLLEVWFTTSKTNVNECDLRKIPRECLELLLENVQCSIVSSSSNAILDAYVLSESSLFVSQRRFILKTCGTTTPLQCLDELYRLVKKYTGFDEFEEIFYSRKNFKKPELQYKPHKSFDQEAALLDKIFPDGSAYCMGSMNKDCWYLYALNPLDRYVSGRLDEEPDQTIEIIMTELDPEVMDIFYESNSKDGRDATIKSGIDKILPNMEIDDFLFKPCGYSMNGILRNDSNDFGLGEYCTIHITPEPEFSYVSFESNIPSSSYLDILQRVLSTFRPGKFLVTVFSNRKSKSVDSHKELFKATNMGEWVRNGFQYSNFQNYDLTYSHFVRFPS; translated from the exons ATGTGTCCTACaaaatttgaggaaaataatatatcgaAATCATCATTGGCTACGGAATATAATCAAGTGTCAAGTGACGAGAATTTCTTTGAAGGAGTGGAAAAATTACTCGAGGTTTGGTTCACAACTTCGAAAACAAACGTCAATGAGTGTGATTTGAGGAAAATCCCAAG agagtGTTTGGAGCTTTTATTGGAGAACGTTCAATGCAGCATCGTGAGTTCGTCTTCCAATGCTATATTGGACGCCTATGTTCTGAGTGAGAGCTCCTTGTTTGTTTCTCAACGACGCTTCATTCTCAAGACCTGTGGAACCACCACGCCACTCCAGTGTCTTGATGAATTGTATCGTCTTGTAAAGAAGTACACGGGTTTCGATGAATTTGAGGAAATTTTCTACTCGAGAAAGAATTTTAAGAAACCCGAGCTTCAATACAAACCCCATAAGAGTTTTGATCAGGAGGCCGCACTCTTGGATAAGATCTTTCCGGATGGATCCGCTTACTGTATGGGATCTATGAAcaa AGATTGTTGGTATCTATATGCTCTTAATCCATTAGATCGCTATGTGTCTGGGAGATTGGACGAAGAGCCGGATCAAACCATTGAAATCATCATGACAGAATTGGATCCTGAAGTTATGGATATTTTCTATGAAAGTAATTCAAAGGATGGTCGTGACGCTACCATT AAATCCGGGATCGATAAGATTCTTCCCAATATGGAAATTGATGACTTTCTTTTTAAACCTTGTGGATACTCAATGAATGGTATTCTTCGAAAT GATTCAAATGACTTTGGATTG GGTGAATATTGTACAATTCATATTACTCCAGAACCGGAGTTTTCATATGTGAGCTTCGAGAGTAATATTCCGTCTTCCTCCTATTTGGATATATTACAGCGTGTTTTAAGCACTTTTCGTCCAGGGAAATTTTTGGTCACTGTTTTTTCTAATCGA AAATCCAAATCCGTTGATTCGCACAAGGAACTCTTTAAAGCCACAAATATGGGAGAGTGGGTTCGCAATGGTTTTCAATACagcaattttcaaaactacGATTTGACCTACAGCCACTTTGTTCGATTCCCTAGCTGA
- the LOC121113772 gene encoding sn-1-specific diacylglycerol lipase ABHD11, which translates to MIYLVRNATRSIQLHLRGMSTGVSLNYTKYQGNDELSPLLITHGLLGTSKNWSAIAKKIRKRTDRTVVIFDARNHGKSPWTLSLSYEGMVADLRKLYDSLNLRKAILMGHSMGGRTLLGFALVYPELVDKLISVDISQIPLERTKNIILDKYIYVEGLRNVKIPQNLSLFDTRSDIKKQLYPYVSEIGIREWLSLNLYKDSQGVSRWNVNIEALGKDELRNIAEFPKQWIDLKSNVPVLFICGEKSGFIQKEDHEAIQTQFFESTITYLPGTSHWLHAEKPNEFTETVLKFIS; encoded by the exons ATGATCTATCTTGTTCGGAATGCGACTCGATCCATTCAACTTCATTTGCGTGGAATGAGCACGGGCGTAAGTCTTAACTACACAAAATATCAGGGAAATGATGAATTAAGCCCACTTCTGATAACACATGGACTCCTTGGCACGAGTAAAAATTGGAGTGCAATTGCTAAa aaaatacgGAAAAGGACGGACAGAACAGTCGTTATATTTGACGCTCGAAATCATGGTAAAAGTCCTTGGACATTAAGTTTGAGCTACGAGGGAATGGTAGCAGATCTTAGAAAGTTATATGATAGCTTGAACTTAAGAAAAGCTATTCTTATGG GTCATTCCATGGGGGGTCGAACACTTTTGGGGTTTGCACTAGTATATCCTGAACTAGTAGATAAATTAATAAGCGTGGATATATCTCAAATTCCATTGGAAAGaacgaaaaatataattctcGATAAATACATTTACGTAGAAGGTTTACGGAATGTTAAAATACCTCAAAATCTCTCCCTCTTTGACACTCGATCCGATATTAAGAAGCAATTATATCCATATGTTTCCGAAATAGGAATAAGGGAATGGTTATCattaaacttatataaagaCTCTCAAGGTGTTTCCCGTTGGAATGTAAATATTGAGGCCCTTGGGAAGGACGAACTGAGAAATATTGCAGAGTTTCCAAAGCAATGGATTGATTTGAAGTCCAATGTTCCAGTTTTATTCATTTGTGGGGAAAAGTCGGGTTTCATTCAAAAAGAAGATCATGAAGCTATTCAAACTCAATTCTTTGAGTCAACTATTACCTATCTTCCTGGAACTAGTCATTGGTTACATGCAGAAAAACCAAATGAGTTCACAGAgactgttttaaaatttatttcttaa
- the LOC121113769 gene encoding regulation of nuclear pre-mRNA domain-containing protein 1B, with protein MTLYSPRTQINGRGLYLFVEATIKMSGFSEAALEKKLADLNNSQQSIQQLSLWLIHHRKHYQNIVKTWLKEMGKTNHGRKLTFLYLANDVVQNSKKKHPEYAKEFGSIMKGVVEHLANTHLDQKTIKSIGRLINIWRERSIFEQSIQTDITRIWTGKTLESRVEADSTPPPQKKSKTWRKKSVEDEQQEEEEEEEEERDSNVLDSPPASVADPPEPEELIKALQDLENSASSDAVIREKIARLPPEVSEVSQLSNLQSAEEGYKLMHKVSQATELLSAYNERLQQELKDRKRVGKMITDFLSAQRDLEAQAEERLEQYRDKLEKVNAVKNDLKSHISSLPDLTKLPDVTGGLAPLPSAGDLFTIAK; from the exons ATGACACTTTATTCTCCAAGGACTCAGATCAACGGGAGAGGTTTGTATTTGTTTGTTGAAGCAACTATAAAAATGTCGGGTTTCTCGGAGGCCGCTTTAGAAAAAAAGCTGGCGGATCTGAATAATTCCCAGCAAAGCATTCAACAGCTCTCCCTCTGGTTGATTCATCACCGCAAGCATTACCAG aACATTGTCAAGACATGGCTCAAGGAAATGGGGAAGACGAATCATGGCCGAAAGCTCACATTTCTCTACCTGGCAAATGATGTTGTTCAAAACTCGAAAAAGAAGCATCCCGAGTATGCTAAGGAATTTGGGAGTATCATGAAAGGAGTTGTCGAACATTTGGCAAATACTCATTTGGATCAAAAAACCATCAAAAGCATTGGACGCCTCATCAACATTTGGCGAGAGCGAAGCATCTTTGAACAAAGCATTCAAACCGACATTACTCGTATTTGGACAGGAAAGACTCTTGAATCCCGAGTCGAGGCGGATTCTACTCCTCCACCTCAGAAAAAGTCCAAAACATGGCGTAAAAAGTCAGTGGAGGATGAACAACAAGAAGAggaagaggaggaagaagaagaaagagactCCAACGTATTAGATAGTCCTCCAGCCTCTGTAGCAGATCCTCCAGAGCCTGAAGAGCTCATTAAAGCCCTTCAAGATCTAGAAAACTCAGCTTCATCGGATGCAGTTATCCGTGAAAAAATTGCAAGACTCCCTCCAGAAGTCAGTGAAGTCTCACAACTTTCAAATTTGCAATCTGCCGAAGAAGGCTATAAACTCATGCATAAG gtTAGTCAGGCGACTGAGCTCCTGAGTGCCTATAACGAAAGGCTACAGCAAGAGTTAAAAGATCGGAAACGCGTAGGGAAAATGATTACAGATTTCCTTTCTGCTCAAAGAGATTTGGAAGCACAGGCTGAAGAGAGGCTTGAGCAGTATCGGgataaattggaaaaagtgAATGCCGTAAAAAATGACCTCAAATCACATATATCATCGTTACCGGATCTTACAAAACTGCCTGATGTGACAGGCGGTCTTGCTCCTCTTCCCTCAGCTGGAGATCTTTTTACGATTGCcaaataa
- the LOC121113771 gene encoding uncharacterized protein translates to MKSQGSNKEAYRSLKRKFRELITANEILQEELKRRQKKLLRVNQDKYFLMERLLHHEKPLQYKPDSNEEKRVKKSKKSLLLSPPLLPPPLPPQPESVPVSLPAPAPPPPTMSSFEDSASSTFDFDSFPTAMPNELFDSDIKIEEEVVFS, encoded by the coding sequence atgaagtctCAAGGATCCAACAAAGAGGCATATCGAAGCTTAAAGCGAAAGTTCCGAGAGCTCATCACGGCCAACGAAATCCTTCAAGAAGAGCTAAAGCGACGACAAAAAAAACTTCTCCGTGTCAATCAAGACAAATACTTCCTTATGGAACGGCTCCTTCATCACGAAAAGCCCCTTCAGTATAAACCCGACAGCAACGAGGAGAAACGAgtgaaaaaatctaaaaaatctcTTTTATTATCTCCTCCGCTTCTGCCACCACCATTGCCACCACAGCCCGAGTCTGTTCCAGTTTCTCTACCAGCTCCTGCTCCACCCCCACCTACGATGAGTTCCTTCGAGGACAGCGCCTCATCTACCTTTGATTTTGACTCCTTTCCCACAGCTATGCCCAATGAACTCTTTGACTCGGATATCAAAATTGAGGAAGAGGTCGTTTTTTCGTAG
- the LOC121113768 gene encoding uncharacterized protein yields the protein MSGQISKVDYLKKYLSKTAEDAPDSCTDLPEKKKKKKKKKDKKLPLKTPSMKIIDNDVFFGGSEQKDNLDEEDCDEETAIRLGRGEELPSVAGIIDSRPMDVIIKEKLSTGEWKPLEGWNKDNAPSGMLKVPQDIKEEPLSPRSQGSPEHIREDRRKQRHDSSDEDDKRGQSSFHPRRRHDSSDEDSTSESRRNSSQKSVHSADAVKRAPSKKRDGSEHSDSRERSSYRGDSMPRRRKRHDSSDDSPPSHLINQDQLQRKRHDSSDESPPRKQRPRIKKEPTDHDDLSPPRKIKQEPDSDASPPRRCPIKEELSSDASPPRRSMKQEKRTYDSDESPPRNKSNLVSKTLDGKKAGLQDGKTLKREMDEIRNKERTTFSKLSNDVSGRGAETKVRGRLKEKEELKRKKKKENEIPDEVKEKYTRWSKGIKQLEITQARIKEDLHEMDKPLARSKDDKDLDEYLRNIERDEDPMLKYIRKKKVKIVEKNGGPQYPKYKGPTPFPNRFQILPGYRWDGVDRSNGFEKKLVEAANSKKARSEDALKWSQEDM from the exons atGAGTGGACAAATCTCGAAAGTggattatttgaagaaatatttgtcAAAGACGGCAGAGGATGCCCCTGACTCTTGCACGGATCTTCccgaaaagaagaagaagaagaaaaagaagaaggacaAAAAATTGCCATTGAAGACTCCAAGTATGAAGATCATTGATAATGATGTCTTCTTTGGAGGCTCCGAGCAGAAGGACAATCTTGATGAAGAGGATTGTGATGAAGAGACGGCAATACGTCTGGGTAGAGGGGAAGAGCTTCCGTCTGTAGCTGGGATAATTGATTCCCGCCCAATGGATGTTATCATCAAGGAAAAGTTATCCACGGGAGAGTGGAAGCCGCTTGAAGGTTGGAATAAAGATAATGCACCTTCGGGCATGCTAAAAGTTCCTCAAGACATTAAAGAAGAACCTCTTAGTCCCAGGAGTCAAGGTTCACCAGAGCACATACGTGAGGACAGAAGGAAGCAGCGGCATGACTCGAGTGATGAAGATGACAAAAGAGGCCAGAGCTCCTTTCATCCCCGCAGAAGACATGATTCTAGCGATGAAGACTCCACATCAGAATCAAGAAGAAATTCCTCGCAAAAGAGTGTACATTCAGCAGACGCAGTAAAAAGAGCTCCATCAAAAAAAAGGGACGGCTCTGAGCATTCAGATTCTCGGGAAAGGTCCTCATATAGAGGAGACTCTATGCCACGTAGAAGAAAAAGGCATGACTCTAGTGATGACAGTCCTCCAAGTCACCTGATCAACCAAGATCAACTACAAAGAAAAAGACATGACTCCAGTGATGAGAGTCCTCCCAGAAAACAAAGACCACGCATCAAAAAAGAACCCACTGATCATGATGATTTGAGCCCACCGCGTAAAATCAAACAAGAGCCAGACTCTGACGCCTCTCCTCCAAGACGCTGTCCCATCAAAGAGGAACTTTCTTCTGATGCTTCACCTCCTAGACGATCTATGAAGCAAGAAAAACGCACGTACGATTCCGATGAATCTCCTCCGagaaataaatctaatttagtAAGTAAAACTCTGGATGGTAAAAAAGCTGGACTTCAAGACGGTAAAACCTTGAAACGAGAAATGGATGAGATTCGAAACAAGGAAAGAACTACATTTTCTAAA CTAAGTAATGATGTTTCTGGTCGAGGAGCTGAAACTAAAGTTCGAGGAAGACTCAAGGAGAAAGAAGAGCTCAAacggaaaaagaaaaaggaaaacgAGATTCCTGATGAAGTCAAAGAAAAGTATACGCGATGGAGCAAAGG tataaaacaaCTAGAAATAACTCAGGCTCGTATAAAGGAGGATCTTCATGAAATGGACAAACCTCTTGCTCGCTCAAAGGACGATAAGGATCTAGATGAGTATCTTAGGAATATAGAACGAGATGAAGATCccatgttaaaatatattcgtaAAAAGAAAGTGAAAATTGTTGAGAAAAACGGAGGACCAC AGTATCCTAAATATAAAGGACCTACACCATTTCCTAATCGTTTTCAAATACTTCCTGGATATCGATGGGATGGTGTTGACCGTTCAAACggatttgaaaagaaattagtTGAGGCTGCAAATAGCAAGAAAGCAAGGTCTGAAGATGCTCTGAAATGGAGTCAAGAAGATATGTGA